One Peromyscus leucopus breed LL Stock chromosome 14, UCI_PerLeu_2.1, whole genome shotgun sequence genomic window carries:
- the LOC114684430 gene encoding 40S ribosomal protein S27-like: MPLTKDLLHPSPEEEKRKHKKKHLVQSPNSYFMDVKCPGCYKITMVFSHAQTVVFCVGCSTVLCQLTGRKARLTDRCSFRRKQH; this comes from the coding sequence ATGCCTCTCACAAAGGATCTCCTTCATCCCTctccagaagaggaaaagaggaaacacaagaaaaaacacCTGGTGCAGAGCCCCAATTCCTACTTTATGGACGTGAAATGCCCAGGATGCTATAAGATCACCATGGTCTTTAGCCATGCACAAACAGTAGTCTTTTGTGTTGGCTGCTCCACTGTCCTCTGTCAGCTCacaggcagaaaagcaaggctgaCAGACAGATGCTCCTTCAGGAGGAAGCAGCACTGA